Proteins from one Polynucleobacter wuianus genomic window:
- a CDS encoding histidine triad nucleotide-binding protein produces MSHDPNCLFCKISQGLIPSQKVYEDDEIYAFKDINPAAPVHFLMIPKKHIPMLESAESADAPLLGRMMELAPRLAKEQGCRPGRDGGFRLMVNNGADGGQEVYHLHLHVMGGPRPWKK; encoded by the coding sequence ATGAGTCACGATCCCAATTGCCTGTTTTGCAAGATTTCTCAGGGCTTGATTCCTTCCCAAAAGGTGTATGAGGATGATGAGATCTACGCATTTAAAGATATCAATCCAGCTGCGCCAGTACATTTTTTGATGATTCCAAAGAAGCATATTCCCATGCTTGAGTCAGCAGAAAGCGCAGATGCGCCTTTGCTGGGTAGAATGATGGAATTAGCGCCACGTCTTGCCAAAGAGCAGGGCTGCCGACCTGGAAGGGATGGCGGCTTTAGATTGATGGTAAACAATGGGGCAGATGGTGGGCAGGAGGTTTATCACTTACATTTACATGTGATGGGCGGTCCCCGCCCCTGGAAAAAGTAA
- the tatA gene encoding Sec-independent protein translocase subunit TatA, with the protein MGSFSIWHWLIVLVIVMLVFGTKKLRNIGQDLGGAVKGFKDGMKASEEPKEQISQGAAATDKTVDVQAKDLNK; encoded by the coding sequence ATGGGTTCATTTAGCATTTGGCATTGGTTAATTGTTTTGGTTATCGTGATGTTGGTATTTGGAACCAAAAAATTGCGCAATATTGGCCAAGACTTAGGTGGTGCTGTTAAAGGTTTTAAAGATGGCATGAAAGCATCTGAAGAGCCAAAAGAGCAAATTTCTCAAGGCGCTGCTGCAACAGATAAAACTGTTGATGTTCAAGCCAAAGATCTCAATAAATAA
- the tatB gene encoding Sec-independent protein translocase protein TatB: protein MIDLGVSKLALIAVVALVVVGPERLPKVARMAGNLFGRAQRYMADVKSEVNRQMEIEEFKKFREESASALKEVENSIHSVASEANANLTDQADIFETSFEKPPLDEKEVLRKTKRQGRNSWGVRRAARPIWFKRSAGVRTRVQSGAARMKRFHHSSGK from the coding sequence ATGATTGATTTAGGGGTTTCAAAGCTTGCGCTGATAGCTGTAGTCGCTCTAGTGGTGGTTGGTCCTGAGCGCTTACCTAAAGTGGCTCGTATGGCCGGCAACTTATTTGGTCGCGCGCAGCGCTACATGGCTGACGTTAAATCAGAAGTAAATCGGCAGATGGAAATTGAGGAATTTAAAAAGTTCCGCGAAGAAAGCGCCTCGGCTTTAAAAGAAGTCGAAAACAGTATTCACTCAGTTGCGAGTGAGGCAAATGCGAATCTTACAGACCAAGCGGATATTTTCGAAACTAGTTTTGAGAAACCCCCTCTTGATGAAAAAGAAGTTTTACGCAAGACCAAGCGTCAAGGTCGGAATAGTTGGGGCGTTCGGCGCGCAGCAAGACCGATTTGGTTTAAACGTTCTGCAGGAGTGCGCACTCGCGTGCAATCTGGTGCTGCCAGAATGAAGCGCTTTCATCATAGTTCTGGCAAATAA
- the tatC gene encoding twin-arginine translocase subunit TatC, protein MTENNSTEDSGLQESFLSHLFELRDRVVKSALAIIAVFICLVYWAPDIFHLFAQPLLEALPAGGKMIVTDVTGSFFVPMKVTMLVAFLIALPVVMYQLWAFIAPGLYLHERKLILPLVVSSYSLFIIGMAFAYFLVFPTVFKFMASYNAPLGAEMSTDIDNYLSFAMTTFLAFGITFEVPVVVVVLVRMGMVTLAKLKEIRPYVIVGAFVISAVVTPPDVLSQLLLAIPMTLLYELGLLVARLYVPKPSVDDQSN, encoded by the coding sequence ATGACAGAAAATAATTCCACTGAAGATTCAGGGCTGCAAGAATCTTTTCTATCGCATTTATTTGAACTACGTGATCGTGTAGTCAAGTCTGCATTAGCGATCATCGCCGTGTTTATTTGCTTGGTATATTGGGCGCCAGATATTTTTCATCTATTTGCACAGCCATTGTTGGAGGCTTTGCCTGCGGGTGGAAAAATGATCGTGACTGATGTTACGGGCTCCTTCTTTGTGCCGATGAAAGTCACGATGTTGGTGGCATTCTTGATCGCATTGCCAGTGGTGATGTATCAATTATGGGCTTTTATTGCGCCTGGGTTGTATTTGCATGAGCGCAAACTTATCTTGCCTCTTGTAGTTAGTAGTTACAGCCTTTTTATCATTGGGATGGCCTTTGCTTACTTCTTGGTATTTCCAACCGTATTCAAGTTTATGGCAAGTTACAACGCACCATTAGGTGCAGAAATGTCTACTGACATTGATAATTATTTAAGTTTCGCAATGACTACCTTTCTGGCATTTGGTATTACATTTGAAGTGCCGGTGGTAGTAGTTGTGCTGGTACGAATGGGTATGGTCACTTTGGCAAAACTCAAAGAGATTCGTCCCTACGTCATCGTTGGGGCATTTGTGATCTCTGCGGTGGTGACACCGCCTGATGTGCTCTCTCAGTTGTTACTCGCAATCCCAATGACTCTGCTTTATGAATTGGGGTTATTAGTAGCGCGTCTTTATGTACCAAAGCCGTCCGTGGATGACCAGAGCAACTAA
- a CDS encoding tetratricopeptide repeat protein: MASREFLKILGSARMGDVLAQQKLALTYLTGAFKTPIQPSNALIWLEKSYLSIKNHEDQDEVLKNIGVTEVLELTANIPLVQTFNSPAFQFGWESFWQLAELNTTSTATAAAKWQLVELLISPCNQEVQSLLVEWLQKQKSKSLNEKLSGLSFNELQKIARQYLQELADGSSQFASQAKELQIKLQPKNEALSSLWNVWLNEQNENALIQAAELGLTVAKLTLGLRLAQLDGNAASKSNASLKKAAYWLELAAKDGDSDAWYSLGEIYRRPQFSGYSAAESDRCFDRAADLGHAQAQFRKGANLWRKREKIEEKVRGLQASYWVWQAHQQGLYEATQLLSKILVSCPEPRKNDWYELAKHADQAINHHAEHKLDEDWLLLCHRIIIANQFNFSKAELLLSEVGQLQHEHCVVVDIRWELPKILPRLIQIETIQQRRALLAAGKAFASADAEIEGNLRQRRYRFDQLTDWLNATFSKNLKNQDTEMV, translated from the coding sequence ATGGCAAGTCGCGAATTCTTAAAAATACTTGGCTCAGCCCGTATGGGTGATGTATTGGCGCAACAAAAATTAGCCCTTACATATCTTACGGGCGCCTTCAAAACCCCCATTCAACCATCTAATGCCCTGATTTGGCTTGAAAAATCGTACTTATCCATAAAAAATCATGAGGACCAAGATGAGGTCTTAAAAAATATTGGGGTTACGGAGGTCTTAGAGCTAACGGCAAATATTCCGCTTGTTCAGACCTTTAACTCTCCTGCATTTCAATTTGGCTGGGAATCTTTTTGGCAACTCGCAGAATTAAATACAACTTCAACTGCAACAGCTGCAGCGAAATGGCAACTTGTAGAGTTGCTTATCAGCCCTTGTAATCAAGAAGTTCAATCTCTACTTGTGGAATGGCTTCAAAAACAAAAGTCTAAATCTTTAAATGAAAAACTATCTGGGCTAAGTTTTAATGAACTCCAGAAAATTGCTCGACAGTATTTGCAGGAGCTTGCTGATGGAAGCTCTCAATTTGCCAGCCAAGCAAAAGAATTGCAAATCAAGTTACAGCCAAAAAATGAAGCACTCTCTTCGCTTTGGAATGTTTGGCTTAACGAGCAGAATGAAAATGCATTGATTCAAGCTGCTGAATTGGGGCTTACTGTTGCAAAGCTCACTTTAGGCTTACGTTTGGCGCAGTTAGACGGCAATGCAGCAAGCAAATCTAATGCATCACTCAAAAAGGCGGCCTATTGGCTTGAGCTTGCTGCCAAAGATGGTGACAGTGATGCATGGTATTCCTTGGGAGAAATATATCGTCGCCCTCAATTTTCTGGATACAGTGCCGCAGAAAGCGATCGCTGCTTTGATCGCGCTGCTGACCTGGGTCATGCGCAAGCGCAATTTCGAAAGGGTGCGAATCTCTGGCGCAAACGCGAAAAGATTGAAGAAAAAGTTCGTGGATTACAGGCGTCTTATTGGGTTTGGCAGGCTCACCAGCAAGGTTTATATGAAGCAACTCAACTGCTAAGCAAAATATTGGTCAGCTGCCCCGAACCTAGAAAGAATGACTGGTATGAGCTTGCTAAGCATGCAGACCAAGCAATTAACCACCATGCAGAACATAAACTAGATGAAGACTGGTTGCTACTTTGTCACCGCATCATCATTGCGAATCAATTTAACTTTAGCAAGGCAGAGTTATTGCTCTCCGAAGTTGGTCAGCTGCAACATGAGCATTGTGTTGTAGTAGACATTCGCTGGGAGCTTCCAAAGATATTGCCCAGACTCATTCAGATTGAGACGATTCAACAGCGCCGCGCTCTCTTAGCTGCAGGCAAAGCCTTTGCAAGTGCCGATGCAGAGATTGAGGGAAATTTACGTCAAAGACGATATCGCTTTGACCAACTCACTGACTGGTTAAACGCCACTTTTTCTAAGAATCTAAAAAACCAAGACACAGAAATGGTCTAG
- a CDS encoding porin, with amino-acid sequence MKKSLFAVAALSAIAGAAQAQSSVTVYGIVDVGFIGINERATAGATTTKGTVNTFGSSAEQSSRLGFKGTEDLGGGSSAFFTLETGLNADNSTLSAFNTRQAFAGYKKNGIGNVAFGTQYTPIHNAAGLTDPGQLNNMIGNVIFATTPQANGNTSPFATNPSIGSGQTDAYTVRTSNTLTATTDTFAGFQGTALYTLNNQNQTVTATSAGGTTNNSGWGLGLNYTWNKLLVTANYQAFKSLSPTSSATTVTLYGITGGTNVNDQQSYFAATYDFGILKAYAQYVSRKATAALNSGYYAKRTAEQIGVRSFITPTIEAWASGGMGKVNAYGQGEPNTSFTAWQLGSNYWLSKRTNLYAIYGQSQASNVTSVAGTQYSYGGSNYAIGLRHTF; translated from the coding sequence ATGAAAAAATCGCTATTTGCAGTTGCAGCTTTGTCAGCTATTGCTGGCGCAGCTCAAGCTCAGTCCAGCGTAACCGTATACGGTATCGTTGACGTTGGTTTTATCGGTATTAATGAGCGCGCTACAGCTGGTGCTACTACAACTAAGGGTACAGTAAATACCTTTGGTAGCAGTGCTGAGCAATCAAGCCGTTTAGGCTTCAAAGGTACTGAAGATTTGGGCGGCGGTTCAAGCGCATTCTTCACTTTGGAAACTGGCCTTAACGCTGACAACTCCACTCTCTCTGCATTTAATACACGTCAAGCATTTGCTGGCTACAAAAAGAATGGTATTGGTAACGTAGCTTTCGGTACACAGTACACACCAATCCACAACGCCGCTGGTTTAACTGACCCAGGTCAATTGAACAACATGATCGGTAACGTAATTTTCGCTACAACACCACAAGCTAACGGCAACACTTCTCCGTTTGCTACTAACCCATCAATTGGTTCTGGTCAAACTGACGCTTACACGGTTCGTACATCAAACACTTTGACAGCTACAACAGATACATTTGCCGGCTTCCAAGGTACAGCTTTGTATACTTTGAATAACCAAAACCAAACAGTTACTGCTACCTCTGCTGGTGGTACTACTAACAACTCTGGTTGGGGTCTTGGTTTGAACTACACTTGGAATAAGTTATTGGTTACAGCTAACTACCAAGCATTCAAGAGCTTGTCACCTACTTCTAGTGCAACTACTGTTACTCTCTACGGCATAACTGGCGGTACAAACGTAAACGACCAACAGTCTTACTTTGCTGCTACTTATGACTTCGGTATTTTGAAGGCATACGCACAGTATGTAAGCCGTAAAGCAACAGCCGCACTAAACTCTGGCTACTACGCTAAGCGTACTGCTGAGCAGATTGGTGTTCGTTCATTCATTACTCCAACAATCGAAGCTTGGGCTTCAGGTGGTATGGGTAAAGTGAATGCCTACGGTCAAGGCGAGCCTAATACAAGCTTCACAGCTTGGCAGCTTGGTTCTAACTACTGGTTGAGCAAGCGTACTAACTTGTACGCTATCTACGGTCAGTCACAAGCCTCAAACGTAACTTCTGTTGCTGGTACACAATACAGCTACGGTGGCAGCAACTACGCAATTGGCTTGCGTCACACTTTCTAA